A window of Candidatus Gastranaerophilales bacterium contains these coding sequences:
- a CDS encoding magnesium transporter CorA family protein yields MLKILKTKDSKLVELSLNNIEEGSWINLIKPTTDEITEVAKKINIDADYLRDALDVEERSRIEIDDNIMLIITNIPIMEDEDNFDALPLGVILTPDYMITVSLSDNKVLSFYNQDTEKLFDTNKAEKFLFQILFRSSKFYLRYLEFINKRTEKIEVNLQKTMKNKALFQLFEMQKSLVYFTTALKNNGIVLEKLMRLKNNPVIQHLFMLQEEDVDILEDVIIENKQALDMVEMHRNILESMIDAFASIISNNLNIVMKFLTSITIILAVPTMLSSFWGMNVNVPLTNHPHGFAIIVVAACILSVIIAYKFWKKGMF; encoded by the coding sequence ATGCTAAAAATACTAAAGACAAAAGATTCAAAGCTTGTAGAACTTTCTCTTAATAATATAGAGGAGGGTTCTTGGATTAACCTGATAAAGCCTACGACCGATGAGATTACGGAAGTTGCCAAGAAAATCAATATTGATGCTGATTATTTAAGGGATGCGTTGGACGTTGAAGAACGTTCGCGTATAGAGATTGATGACAATATAATGTTAATCATCACGAATATACCGATAATGGAGGATGAAGACAATTTTGATGCATTGCCACTAGGGGTTATTTTGACGCCTGATTATATGATAACGGTAAGTCTTTCTGATAATAAAGTTTTGTCTTTTTATAACCAAGATACTGAAAAATTATTTGATACGAATAAGGCTGAAAAGTTTTTGTTTCAAATATTATTCCGTTCATCAAAATTTTATTTAAGATATTTAGAATTTATCAATAAGCGGACGGAAAAGATAGAAGTAAATTTACAAAAAACGATGAAGAATAAAGCTCTTTTTCAGCTGTTTGAGATGCAAAAGAGTTTAGTTTATTTTACAACGGCATTAAAGAACAATGGAATAGTTCTTGAAAAGTTAATGCGACTCAAAAACAATCCTGTAATACAGCATTTATTTATGTTGCAGGAAGAAGATGTTGATATATTGGAAGATGTTATTATCGAGAACAAACAGGCACTTGATATGGTTGAAATGCACAGGAACATCTTAGAGAGTATGATAGATGCTTTTGCGTCGATTATTTCAAATAATTTGAATATCGTAATGAAATTTTTGACATCAATAACGATTATATTGGCGGTACCGACGATGTTGTCTAGTTTTTGGGGTATGAATGTAAATGTGCCGTTGACAAATCATCCGCATGGATTTGCGATTATTGTCGTAGCAGCGTGCATTTTGTCGGTAATAATAGCGTATAAATTCTGGAAAAAGGGCATGTTTTAG
- a CDS encoding sigma-70 family RNA polymerase sigma factor, translating into MNLKTESTSKKFNIKDYMELIETLAKVEYKKLSSNHLMEFSELVNIGTQVIHKLCSNVDENTYNKSYLSTAIKWAIRNEVRRRYKWYVLKNKRETGLLDAENPTAVREAVYKTILSIDELAEGESPTQIKDSKRTPEEKIVFHELSESIKEAIKKLPPREKELIECKFYKDKKLREIAEEFNLSPSRISRIIQAGLNKIRKELVKQNLV; encoded by the coding sequence ATGAACTTGAAAACAGAGTCTACTTCTAAAAAATTTAATATCAAAGATTATATGGAGCTCATTGAAACTCTAGCTAAAGTCGAGTATAAAAAGCTCTCGTCTAATCATTTGATGGAATTTTCAGAACTTGTAAATATTGGCACACAAGTCATTCACAAGTTGTGCTCAAATGTTGATGAAAATACCTACAATAAATCTTACCTTTCTACAGCTATAAAATGGGCTATTCGTAACGAAGTTCGCAGACGTTACAAATGGTATGTATTAAAAAATAAGCGTGAAACAGGACTTCTCGATGCTGAAAATCCAACAGCAGTTAGAGAGGCTGTTTACAAAACTATACTTTCTATCGACGAACTCGCTGAAGGTGAATCTCCTACACAAATTAAAGACTCCAAAAGAACTCCTGAAGAAAAAATAGTTTTTCATGAACTCAGCGAAAGTATCAAAGAAGCCATCAAAAAATTACCTCCGAGAGAAAAAGAACTAATTGAATGCAAATTCTACAAAGATAAAAAACTTCGTGAAATTGCAGAAGAATTCAACCTCTCTCCGTCAAGAATTTCTCGTATTATTCAAGCCGGTTTGAATAAAATCAGAAAAGAATTAGTTAAACAAAATTTAGTATAA
- a CDS encoding hemolysin III family protein: MDENIKYTQGEEFANAFTHAIGALLSIYGIVMLAAASRSALETSSTAIFGATLFILFQSSTLYHAMVNETAKKVFRKIDHSAIFLLIAGTYTPILLLVLPFPHSVAVMSMIWYLAITGIVYSCMTLKFKYLSTGLYLLLGWLLIFLFYKIWVTTSHEVVWWLLGGGIVYSIGSLFYLSKRRYMHSIWHLFVILGAVMHYIAILELLKVH, from the coding sequence ATGGACGAAAATATAAAATATACGCAAGGGGAAGAGTTTGCAAATGCATTCACGCATGCGATAGGTGCTCTTTTGTCAATATATGGGATAGTTATGTTGGCTGCTGCGTCAAGAAGTGCTTTAGAGACTTCAAGTACGGCTATTTTCGGTGCGACATTGTTTATATTGTTCCAGTCATCAACTTTGTATCATGCAATGGTTAATGAAACTGCAAAAAAAGTATTTAGAAAAATTGACCACAGTGCTATATTTTTGTTAATAGCGGGAACTTATACTCCAATATTACTCCTTGTTTTGCCGTTTCCTCATTCAGTTGCTGTAATGTCTATGATTTGGTATTTGGCGATAACAGGCATTGTGTATTCCTGCATGACTTTGAAATTCAAATATTTATCCACGGGGCTTTATTTGTTGCTTGGTTGGCTTTTGATTTTTTTGTTTTACAAAATATGGGTTACAACATCTCATGAAGTGGTCTGGTGGCTTTTAGGGGGCGGAATTGTTTATTCAATAGGCAGTTTGTTCTACCTTTCAAAACGTAGATATATGCATAGTATTTGGCATCTTTTTGTAATTTTGGGAGCCGTAATGCATTATATTGCTATTTTAGAATTATTAAAAGTTCATTGA
- a CDS encoding TIGR03960 family B12-binding radical SAM protein has translation MCDNCQEKELELNIDAQCSLYHVNKPYQYVGGEHLSVNKDWESTSVRIAFAFPDKYEIAISNLGQRILYGDVNRHEDFLADRVYAPDFDYRQILKDKKIPLYSLEAKKELKKFDMIGFSAQYELAYPTMLEMLNLAEIGVKRSERCDDDPIIIVGGPCSYNPKPMSDFIDLFMIGDGEDLIIEMMSLYKELKSKNLNRHDIIVALAGLEGVYSPELNNKTRKRIVQLDNDNPPVTNPIPYSSSVHDRAVIEIRRGCGRMCRFCQPGHVTLPIRERKAEDIIDLVKKTVKQTGYNEYSLLSLSSNDYTNIEEVIEELSCELNEKKVSASLPSQRIDKYSAKLAHLVQGVRKSTVTLAPEAGSQRLRNVINKNLTEDQILDTIFTCYKNGFTSVKLYFILGLPTETYEDLDEMAELLTKIKYRSKLLRNELGLKDVIKITCTISIFVPKPFTPFQWHSQDSEETIKNKINYLLEKTKHLKGVKINYHTRFVSKVEAALTRGDESLCEFIYQLYKSGAYMTTWDENIDFEQWNNLSAKCNISLDELAQRQYDLDEELPWDVIDVGINKDWFKAEYKKAMNAENTIPCEFKCVNCGVCKNFKVHKVVDEKYVPKLKMIEATEQKEPHKYRIKLSKENNLRYLSHLDWQNTLIKALFRSGLDLVFSQGFNPTPKISLGIALPIFVESSCEMIDIDVYNDVSEAEMCDLMTKALPNSIKVLDVKKVNKDVLSIDIIAQWALYEVEPLKKGVLKSEELLYIRDKISSDDELIIEKKNKKGITKLVNIKPSIKSVDVVEDKIQLVLKVGQNADLPSVKADVVLKMFRPEIEFKIKRTKFFDENLNEI, from the coding sequence ATGTGTGATAATTGTCAAGAGAAGGAATTAGAACTTAATATAGATGCTCAATGTAGCCTTTATCATGTAAATAAGCCATATCAATATGTCGGTGGCGAGCATTTGAGCGTAAATAAAGACTGGGAGTCGACTTCTGTCAGGATTGCATTTGCATTTCCCGATAAATACGAAATTGCCATCAGCAATTTGGGACAAAGAATTTTGTATGGTGACGTCAATAGGCATGAGGATTTTTTGGCGGATAGAGTTTATGCACCGGATTTTGACTATCGTCAAATTTTAAAAGATAAAAAAATTCCGCTATATAGCCTTGAAGCAAAAAAAGAGTTGAAAAAGTTTGATATGATTGGTTTTTCCGCTCAATATGAACTAGCCTATCCCACAATGCTCGAAATGCTTAATCTTGCTGAAATCGGCGTAAAACGTTCAGAAAGGTGCGATGATGACCCAATAATTATTGTCGGAGGGCCGTGCTCGTATAATCCGAAGCCAATGTCTGATTTTATAGATTTGTTTATGATTGGCGATGGCGAAGACTTGATTATTGAAATGATGTCTTTGTATAAAGAGTTGAAATCTAAAAATCTAAACAGGCATGACATAATTGTTGCTTTAGCAGGGCTTGAAGGTGTTTATTCACCTGAACTCAATAATAAGACCAGAAAGAGAATTGTTCAGCTTGATAACGATAATCCACCTGTTACGAATCCTATTCCTTATTCAAGTTCAGTCCATGATAGGGCGGTAATTGAGATTAGACGAGGCTGTGGCAGAATGTGCCGTTTTTGTCAGCCTGGGCATGTCACATTGCCAATCAGGGAGCGAAAAGCTGAGGATATAATTGATTTAGTTAAAAAAACAGTAAAGCAAACCGGGTATAACGAATATTCCTTGCTTTCATTGTCTTCAAATGATTATACTAATATAGAGGAAGTTATTGAGGAATTGTCCTGCGAACTCAATGAAAAGAAGGTATCAGCCTCACTTCCAAGTCAAAGAATTGATAAATATAGTGCGAAGTTAGCTCATCTAGTTCAAGGCGTTAGAAAATCGACAGTTACACTTGCTCCTGAAGCAGGTAGTCAAAGGCTTAGGAATGTAATCAATAAAAATTTGACAGAAGACCAAATTTTAGACACAATTTTCACTTGTTATAAAAACGGATTTACTTCTGTTAAATTATATTTTATTTTGGGGCTGCCCACTGAAACTTACGAAGATTTGGATGAAATGGCAGAACTTTTGACGAAGATAAAATATCGCTCAAAGCTTTTGCGAAATGAATTGGGTCTAAAAGATGTTATAAAAATAACTTGCACGATTTCGATTTTTGTTCCTAAGCCGTTTACTCCGTTCCAATGGCATTCTCAAGACAGTGAAGAAACAATAAAAAATAAAATAAATTATTTGCTTGAGAAAACAAAACATTTAAAAGGTGTGAAGATTAATTATCATACCCGCTTTGTTTCAAAGGTAGAAGCGGCATTAACTCGTGGCGATGAAAGTTTATGCGAATTTATATATCAGCTCTACAAAAGCGGTGCTTATATGACTACTTGGGACGAGAACATTGACTTTGAACAATGGAATAATTTGTCGGCAAAATGCAATATTTCATTGGATGAATTGGCTCAAAGACAATATGATTTAGATGAAGAGTTACCTTGGGACGTAATTGACGTTGGAATTAACAAAGATTGGTTTAAGGCTGAATACAAAAAAGCTATGAACGCCGAAAATACTATTCCTTGCGAATTTAAGTGCGTAAATTGTGGTGTTTGCAAAAACTTTAAAGTCCATAAAGTGGTAGATGAAAAATATGTGCCAAAATTAAAAATGATTGAAGCAACCGAGCAAAAAGAGCCTCATAAATACAGAATAAAATTGTCGAAAGAAAACAATTTGCGTTATCTTTCTCATTTGGATTGGCAAAATACGCTAATTAAAGCATTATTTAGAAGCGGGCTCGATTTGGTATTTTCGCAAGGTTTCAATCCTACCCCTAAAATTTCACTAGGGATAGCACTTCCGATTTTCGTCGAGAGCTCTTGTGAGATGATTGATATTGATGTCTATAATGATGTATCAGAAGCGGAAATGTGTGATTTGATGACAAAAGCACTTCCTAATTCGATAAAAGTGTTAGATGTTAAGAAAGTAAATAAAGATGTCTTATCCATTGATATAATTGCTCAGTGGGCACTTTATGAAGTTGAACCTTTAAAGAAAGGTGTTTTAAAATCGGAAGAATTGTTGTATATTAGAGATAAGATTTCTTCTGATGACGAATTGATTATCGAGAAGAAAAATAAAAAAGGTATTACAAAACTCGTAAACATTAAACCTTCTATAAAATCAGTTGATGTTGTTGAAGACAAAATACAGTTGGTTTTAAAAGTTGGACAAAATGCGGATTTACCATCAGTAAAAGCTGATGTCGTGTTGAAAATGTTCCGTCCTGAAATCGAATTTAAGATAAAAAGAACGAAATTTTTTGATGAAAATCTGAACGAGATTTAA